A genomic stretch from Natronomonas gomsonensis includes:
- a CDS encoding DUF1850 domain-containing protein codes for MSRRVWLAVALAVAVACVGGVAATGAATQSVLVVSEDGDDLLVTPVDNGTEVTVEYTHSVEKTLVSDVYAVDGDRLTMTRMEFSSYGAGLPSTVPVTEINDRYVYYPPERHYDPLRITTGYVADHDLVVGDRRYDLVDIADGGTVEISVETRLRIPQW; via the coding sequence GTGTCCCGCCGGGTGTGGCTGGCGGTCGCTCTCGCAGTCGCGGTCGCCTGCGTCGGCGGCGTCGCCGCAACGGGGGCCGCGACCCAATCCGTCCTCGTCGTCAGCGAGGACGGCGACGACCTCCTCGTCACGCCCGTCGACAACGGAACCGAAGTCACCGTCGAGTACACTCACAGCGTCGAGAAGACGCTCGTCAGTGACGTGTACGCCGTCGACGGCGACCGACTGACGATGACGCGGATGGAGTTCAGCTCCTACGGTGCTGGGCTTCCGTCGACCGTCCCGGTCACCGAAATCAACGATAGATACGTCTATTACCCACCGGAACGGCACTACGACCCACTTCGTATCACGACCGGCTACGTGGCCGACCACGACCTCGTCGTCGGGGACCGGCGATACGACCTCGTCGACATCGCCGACGGCGGCACCGTCGAAATCAGCGTCGAAACACGGCTCAGAATCCCACAATGGTAG
- a CDS encoding TAXI family TRAP transporter solute-binding subunit, translating to MRDEPTNDGINRRNLLGALGALGVAGIAGCTGNGNGNGNGNGNGNGNGNGNGETEVIRWHAGGTGGTYFPLSGEFETVVENNTDYAMEVSATGASVENVGSLSSGDADFALIQNDIAYFAKNGTGIDAFDGNAIENLQGVATLYPETIHIVLRPDAGIESLADMEGMRINTGDLGSGTQVNALQILESAAGLTPDDFEEQNTDFTQASNQIQDGDIDAAFVVGGWPVGAIEELATTADMELLSLSDDERQTIKDAASWFADDTVPAGTYEGIDEAVDTVSVQAMIATRSEYDADVVENVTAAIFDNLDDLTIKTDFISVDSAQDGMSIELHEGAAAYFE from the coding sequence ATGCGCGACGAACCCACAAACGACGGAATCAACCGACGAAACCTCCTCGGTGCTCTCGGCGCCCTCGGCGTCGCCGGAATCGCCGGCTGTACCGGTAACGGTAACGGCAATGGTAACGGTAACGGTAACGGCAATGGCAACGGTAACGGCAACGGCGAGACGGAGGTCATCCGATGGCACGCCGGCGGCACCGGTGGGACGTACTTCCCGCTGTCCGGTGAGTTCGAGACCGTCGTCGAGAACAACACCGACTACGCGATGGAGGTTTCGGCGACGGGGGCGTCCGTCGAGAACGTCGGCAGTCTCAGCAGCGGCGACGCCGACTTCGCGCTCATCCAGAACGACATCGCGTACTTCGCGAAGAACGGCACCGGTATCGACGCCTTCGACGGCAACGCAATCGAGAACCTTCAGGGTGTCGCAACCCTGTACCCGGAGACGATTCACATCGTCCTCCGACCCGACGCCGGCATCGAATCCCTCGCCGATATGGAGGGCATGCGCATCAACACCGGCGACCTCGGCTCGGGGACGCAGGTCAACGCGCTGCAGATTCTCGAATCCGCGGCGGGTCTGACCCCCGACGACTTCGAGGAGCAGAACACCGACTTCACGCAGGCGTCCAACCAGATTCAGGACGGCGACATCGACGCGGCGTTCGTCGTCGGCGGTTGGCCCGTCGGTGCAATCGAGGAACTCGCGACGACGGCGGACATGGAACTCCTCTCGCTGTCCGACGACGAGCGACAGACCATCAAGGACGCCGCCTCGTGGTTCGCCGACGACACCGTCCCCGCCGGCACCTACGAGGGTATCGACGAGGCCGTCGACACCGTCTCGGTGCAGGCGATGATTGCCACCCGATCGGAGTACGACGCCGACGTCGTTGAGAACGTCACCGCAGCCATCTTCGACAACCTCGACGACCTCACCATCAAGACGGACTTCATCAGCGTCGACAGCGCACAGGACGGCATGTCCATCGAACTCCACGAAGGTGCGGCCGCCTACTTCGAGTAA
- the thiD gene encoding bifunctional hydroxymethylpyrimidine kinase/phosphomethylpyrimidine kinase, whose translation MTDTRRRNPTEKPVVLTIAGSDSGGGAGVQADLKTIEAMGGFGTSAITAVTAQNTLGVESTHVLPTEELAAQLEAVLSDFDVRAVKTGMLATAELVETVTDYAAEFDCPLVVDPVMVAASGDRLLTEAAEAAYDDLVAEATLVTPNADEAAVLTDVTPEDEAGARLAGQRLLTAGADAALVKGGHVPGEEVLDVLVTAESIETARHPRIDTEATHGSGCTLSSAIATRLAHGEPLVDAVGRSVSFLQRAIRYHHDAGEGPGAVHHLVALRNEAAREPTAETVHDAVSWLVAENVRPLVPEVGMNVVGATPYAEDERETAAVEGRITKTLDGVEPNRGIRFGASSHVARFLLGGREFFPELRFAVNCRFGDDIEVAIEDLGWDVTEYDRAAEPDDAAGTMDWAARDTFGGRSDPPVAVVDRGAVGKEPMTKLVGREASTVAERVVELRDAVARGSDEET comes from the coding sequence ATGACCGACACGCGCAGGAGGAACCCCACCGAGAAGCCGGTCGTCCTCACGATTGCTGGCAGCGACTCCGGCGGCGGGGCGGGCGTCCAGGCCGACCTGAAAACCATCGAGGCGATGGGCGGGTTCGGCACCTCCGCCATTACCGCCGTCACCGCTCAGAACACCCTCGGCGTCGAGTCCACGCACGTCCTCCCGACCGAGGAATTGGCGGCGCAACTCGAGGCGGTGCTGTCGGATTTCGACGTTCGCGCCGTCAAGACCGGGATGTTGGCGACGGCCGAACTCGTCGAGACGGTCACCGACTACGCCGCCGAGTTCGACTGTCCGCTGGTCGTCGACCCGGTGATGGTCGCGGCCTCCGGCGACCGCCTGCTCACCGAAGCAGCCGAAGCGGCCTACGATGACCTCGTCGCCGAGGCGACGCTCGTGACGCCGAACGCCGACGAGGCGGCGGTGTTGACCGACGTGACGCCCGAAGACGAGGCCGGCGCTCGGCTGGCGGGTCAGCGCCTGCTGACGGCGGGCGCCGACGCCGCCCTCGTGAAAGGCGGACACGTCCCCGGCGAGGAGGTCCTCGACGTGCTCGTCACCGCCGAGAGCATCGAGACGGCTCGCCACCCCCGAATCGACACCGAGGCGACCCACGGCTCCGGCTGTACCCTGTCGTCGGCCATCGCCACGCGACTCGCCCACGGCGAACCCCTCGTCGACGCGGTCGGCCGGAGCGTCTCGTTCCTCCAGCGGGCCATCCGGTATCATCACGACGCAGGCGAAGGCCCCGGCGCGGTGCATCACCTCGTCGCGCTCCGCAACGAGGCAGCCAGAGAGCCGACGGCCGAAACCGTCCACGACGCCGTCTCGTGGCTCGTCGCCGAGAACGTCCGGCCGCTGGTGCCCGAGGTGGGCATGAACGTCGTCGGGGCGACGCCGTACGCCGAAGACGAACGCGAGACCGCGGCCGTCGAGGGCCGCATCACGAAGACGCTCGATGGCGTCGAACCGAACCGTGGGATCCGATTCGGCGCCTCCAGTCACGTCGCACGGTTCTTACTCGGCGGCCGGGAGTTCTTCCCCGAGTTGCGGTTCGCGGTCAACTGCCGGTTCGGCGACGACATCGAGGTCGCAATCGAGGACCTCGGGTGGGACGTAACCGAGTACGACCGCGCCGCCGAACCCGACGACGCTGCGGGAACGATGGACTGGGCGGCCAGAGACACGTTCGGTGGTCGGAGCGACCCACCGGTCGCCGTCGTCGACCGCGGTGCCGTGGGCAAAGAGCCGATGACGAAACTCGTCGGTCGCGAAGCCTCGACGGTCGCCGAGCGCGTCGTCGAACTACGGGACGCCGTCGCCCGAGGATCCGACGAGGAGACGTAG
- a CDS encoding DUF5611 family protein, producing MEEYKMRRGEYLEERVPDLEGTIEEYFGPISATEEFKGSDLFVVEEPKNPVFERVVAGAVTYSGKKDKLAVDFVERDLEDLMETGDVDAAGDANNAKNDFLLECTGRDAKSRRESMKRAVEDDAETPDDV from the coding sequence ATGGAAGAGTACAAGATGCGTCGCGGCGAGTATCTCGAAGAGCGCGTACCGGACCTCGAAGGCACCATCGAGGAGTACTTCGGCCCGATTTCGGCCACCGAGGAGTTCAAAGGAAGTGACCTCTTCGTCGTGGAGGAACCGAAGAACCCCGTCTTCGAGCGCGTCGTCGCCGGCGCGGTCACGTACTCGGGTAAGAAGGACAAACTCGCCGTCGACTTCGTCGAGCGCGACCTCGAGGACCTGATGGAAACCGGCGATGTCGACGCTGCTGGCGACGCCAACAACGCCAAAAACGACTTCCTGCTGGAGTGCACGGGTCGCGACGCCAAGTCCCGGCGGGAATCGATGAAGCGGGCCGTCGAGGACGACGCCGAGACGCCCGACGACGTCTGA
- a CDS encoding DUF7093 family protein, with the protein MGLKCSLLGHAFEPADVEREREEQGSEVVTVVRELERCTRCGAERVVSESTEVTAVVDPEDVGLDEEVSPADVTADDVEGSEGVGTFDGVVERSGAADDEDAETASDASEGWSSAEETPDAPDEESEFEARDPEEEDAEILTDDGEPERAPGQWPDDPDDGPWDPESDSVVDADAVDPDPEEDLDPDSEEELSGITVPEGVLVCEECGFHVDAESAYRDGDPCPECGSWLQLERE; encoded by the coding sequence ATGGGACTGAAGTGTTCGCTACTCGGCCACGCCTTCGAGCCCGCCGACGTCGAGCGGGAGCGGGAAGAACAGGGCAGCGAGGTCGTGACCGTCGTGCGTGAACTCGAACGGTGTACGCGCTGTGGGGCCGAACGGGTCGTCTCCGAAAGCACCGAGGTGACCGCCGTCGTCGACCCCGAAGACGTGGGACTCGACGAGGAGGTGTCCCCGGCCGACGTCACGGCGGACGACGTGGAAGGGTCCGAAGGTGTGGGGACGTTCGACGGCGTCGTCGAGCGGAGCGGCGCGGCCGACGACGAAGACGCCGAGACCGCCTCCGACGCCTCGGAGGGGTGGTCATCGGCCGAGGAAACGCCCGATGCGCCCGACGAGGAGAGCGAGTTCGAGGCGCGTGACCCCGAAGAGGAGGACGCAGAGATTCTCACCGACGACGGCGAACCGGAGCGGGCGCCCGGTCAGTGGCCCGACGACCCTGACGATGGGCCGTGGGACCCCGAGAGCGATTCCGTGGTCGACGCCGACGCGGTCGACCCCGACCCTGAAGAGGATCTAGACCCCGACTCCGAGGAGGAACTGTCGGGCATCACGGTCCCTGAGGGCGTCCTCGTCTGTGAGGAGTGTGGGTTCCACGTCGATGCCGAATCCGCCTACCGCGACGGCGACCCGTGTCCGGAGTGTGGGTCGTGGTTGCAACTCGAACGTGAGTGA
- a CDS encoding DUF6432 family protein, with amino-acid sequence MQAKREYRDRDDTEVAVLDALVDRTEEGMTVFELRSGVGTDIDAIEDALAELKEEGLITVENDDERMRIYPDERVVPDRNGTESDSSPSLFRRIREKLGL; translated from the coding sequence ATGCAGGCGAAGCGGGAGTATCGCGACCGCGACGACACCGAAGTCGCAGTCCTCGATGCGCTCGTCGACCGGACCGAGGAGGGAATGACGGTGTTCGAGTTGCGGTCGGGAGTCGGCACCGACATCGACGCCATCGAGGACGCACTCGCCGAACTCAAAGAAGAGGGCCTCATCACCGTCGAGAACGACGACGAGCGGATGCGCATCTATCCCGACGAGCGCGTCGTTCCCGACCGCAACGGTACCGAAAGCGACAGCAGCCCCTCGCTGTTCCGTCGCATTCGCGAGAAACTCGGGCTGTGA
- the ygfZ gene encoding CAF17-like 4Fe-4S cluster assembly/insertion protein YgfZ translates to MTVVADIHESHGATFTERGGRRVVDHYGRPERVHRAVRNVVGVIEMGYGVVEVTGDDRIEFVDNAVSNRVPSEDGQGVYALLLDSQGGIETDLYVFNAGERLLCFAPPQRADDLAEEWAEKTFIQDVEVRVATDDFGVFGVHGPKATEKIASVLTGPGSPDEPLSFVRGTVGDWGVTVVRTDDLTGEEGYEVICTAEDANDVFDALVNHGLNAAPFGYRTLDYLTLEAGTPTFEAELEGTVPNVLGLRNAIDFQKGCYVGQEVVSKIANQGRPSRRLVGLRPEAVPASGSAVFAGDSHVGEVTRGDHSPALDAPIALAFVDFDLDAEELTVRVDGEDILADRVELPFVEGSARSRRLPEYV, encoded by the coding sequence ATGACAGTCGTCGCGGACATCCACGAATCCCACGGTGCGACGTTCACCGAACGCGGCGGCCGCCGGGTCGTCGACCACTACGGTCGCCCCGAGCGCGTCCACCGCGCGGTTCGGAACGTCGTCGGCGTCATCGAGATGGGGTACGGCGTCGTCGAGGTGACCGGCGACGACCGAATCGAGTTCGTCGACAACGCCGTCTCCAATCGCGTCCCGAGCGAGGACGGACAGGGCGTCTACGCGCTATTGCTCGATTCCCAGGGCGGTATCGAGACGGACCTCTACGTGTTCAACGCCGGGGAGCGACTGCTGTGTTTCGCCCCGCCACAGCGGGCCGACGATCTCGCCGAGGAGTGGGCCGAGAAGACGTTTATCCAAGATGTCGAGGTACGGGTCGCCACCGACGACTTCGGCGTCTTCGGCGTCCACGGCCCGAAAGCCACCGAGAAAATCGCCTCGGTGCTGACGGGGCCGGGGTCGCCGGACGAACCCCTCTCCTTCGTCCGCGGGACGGTCGGCGACTGGGGCGTGACCGTCGTCCGCACCGACGACCTCACTGGCGAAGAGGGCTATGAGGTCATCTGTACGGCCGAGGACGCGAACGACGTCTTCGACGCCCTGGTCAACCACGGCCTCAACGCCGCGCCGTTCGGCTACCGGACGCTCGATTACCTCACGCTGGAGGCCGGGACGCCAACCTTCGAGGCCGAACTCGAAGGGACGGTCCCGAACGTCCTCGGCCTGCGGAACGCCATCGATTTCCAGAAGGGCTGTTACGTCGGCCAAGAGGTCGTCTCGAAGATAGCGAACCAGGGTCGTCCCTCGCGGCGACTCGTCGGGCTTCGACCCGAAGCGGTGCCGGCGAGCGGGTCGGCGGTGTTCGCCGGCGACAGCCACGTCGGCGAGGTCACCCGAGGCGACCACAGCCCCGCACTCGACGCGCCCATCGCGCTCGCATTCGTCGATTTCGACCTCGACGCCGAGGAACTCACCGTCCGCGTCGACGGCGAGGACATCCTCGCCGACCGCGTGGAGTTGCCGTTCGTCGAAGGGTCGGCACGCTCACGGCGGCTTCCCGAGTACGTCTGA
- a CDS encoding ribosome biogenesis/translation initiation ATPase RLI, giving the protein MTDDSIAVVDLDRCQPDRCNYECANFCPPNRTGEECIVTREERHGEEGLYAGAPDQVSISEELCLGETCGICVEKCPFDALEIINLPQELDEDPTHRYGENAFSLYGLPAPQEGRVTGILGPNGIGKTTAVHVLAAEITPNLGDFEDDPDWDTVLDAYRGTELQEYLEDLQEGDVTVARKPQYVDKIPDTFDGKTSELLAGVDERGVADELVERLGIEPVVDQPIDTLSGGELQRVALAATLVRDADFYFLDEITPYLDIGQRVTAARLIQELSEDDRSMLVVEHDLAVLDLLADALHVAYGEPGAFGVITPPKSTKGGINQYLEGYLENENMRIRPESIEFEEHAPRTETYGDTLVEYPAMRKSYGDGEFSLDIDAGEIRQNEVLGIVGPNGIGKSTFAKILAGRLEPDEGEFDARLDISYKPQYVEIDQPMRVDSFLRSITDDFGSSYWNTEIAQPLQLERIFEQSLTDLSGGERQRVAIAACLSKEADLYLLDEPSAHLDVEQRVLATRAIRRYTENHGATAMVIDHDIYMIDLLSDRLQVFEGTPADHGHAGQPMGMREGMNTFLANLDVTFRRDERTGRPRINKPGSQKDREQKKAGEYYYAPTDDDGE; this is encoded by the coding sequence ATGACCGACGACAGCATCGCCGTCGTCGACCTCGACCGGTGTCAACCCGACCGGTGTAACTACGAGTGTGCGAACTTCTGCCCGCCGAACCGCACCGGAGAGGAGTGTATCGTCACCCGTGAGGAACGGCACGGCGAGGAGGGACTGTACGCCGGCGCCCCCGACCAAGTGTCTATCTCAGAAGAACTGTGTCTCGGCGAGACCTGCGGCATCTGCGTCGAGAAATGTCCCTTCGACGCGCTGGAAATCATCAACCTCCCGCAGGAACTCGACGAGGACCCCACCCATCGATACGGCGAGAACGCCTTCTCGCTGTACGGGCTCCCCGCCCCACAGGAGGGACGGGTCACCGGCATCCTCGGTCCGAACGGCATTGGGAAGACGACGGCCGTTCACGTGCTGGCCGCCGAAATCACGCCCAACCTCGGGGACTTCGAGGACGACCCCGACTGGGATACCGTCCTCGACGCCTACCGAGGCACCGAACTACAGGAGTACCTCGAAGACCTCCAGGAAGGTGACGTGACCGTCGCCCGCAAACCGCAGTACGTCGACAAGATTCCCGACACCTTCGACGGGAAGACGAGCGAACTGCTGGCCGGCGTCGACGAACGCGGCGTCGCCGACGAACTGGTCGAACGGCTCGGCATCGAACCGGTCGTCGACCAGCCCATCGACACGCTGTCCGGCGGCGAACTCCAGCGGGTCGCACTCGCCGCGACGCTTGTGCGGGACGCCGACTTCTACTTCCTCGACGAGATTACGCCGTATCTCGACATCGGCCAGCGCGTCACCGCGGCGCGACTGATTCAGGAACTCTCCGAGGACGACCGCTCGATGCTCGTCGTCGAACACGACCTCGCAGTGCTGGATTTGCTCGCAGACGCCCTCCACGTCGCCTACGGTGAACCGGGGGCATTCGGCGTCATCACGCCGCCGAAATCGACGAAGGGCGGCATCAACCAGTACCTTGAGGGATACCTCGAAAACGAGAACATGCGCATCCGCCCGGAGTCCATCGAGTTCGAGGAACACGCTCCCCGAACCGAGACCTACGGCGACACCCTCGTCGAGTACCCCGCGATGCGGAAGTCCTACGGCGACGGCGAGTTCTCACTGGACATCGACGCCGGCGAGATACGACAGAACGAGGTCCTCGGCATCGTCGGCCCCAACGGCATCGGGAAGTCGACGTTCGCGAAGATTCTCGCCGGCCGCCTCGAACCCGACGAAGGCGAGTTCGACGCCCGCCTCGACATCTCCTATAAGCCCCAGTACGTCGAAATCGACCAGCCGATGCGGGTGGATTCGTTCCTCCGCTCTATCACCGACGACTTCGGTTCGTCGTACTGGAACACCGAAATCGCCCAACCGCTGCAGTTAGAGCGCATCTTCGAGCAGAGCCTCACGGACCTCTCCGGCGGGGAACGCCAGCGCGTCGCCATCGCGGCGTGTCTCTCGAAGGAGGCCGACCTCTACCTACTCGACGAACCTTCCGCGCACCTCGACGTCGAACAGCGGGTGTTGGCGACGCGGGCCATCCGACGCTACACCGAGAACCACGGCGCCACGGCGATGGTCATCGACCACGACATCTACATGATTGACCTGCTGTCGGACCGCCTGCAGGTGTTCGAGGGGACGCCCGCCGACCACGGCCACGCCGGCCAACCGATGGGGATGCGCGAGGGGATGAACACGTTCCTCGCGAACCTCGACGTGACGTTCCGCCGTGACGAACGTACCGGCCGACCGCGCATCAACAAACCCGGCTCACAGAAGGACCGCGAACAGAAGAAGGCCGGCGAGTACTACTACGCCCCGACCGACGACGACGGGGAGTAA
- a CDS encoding winged helix-turn-helix domain-containing protein, producing the protein MADSDGENLEDLPPSAKLVYKVLEYNGPMTQKGIVEESMLSARTVRYALERLEDIDIVSEDVYFADARQNLYEIQAPVEAAADGGTDTASCDD; encoded by the coding sequence ATGGCTGATTCTGACGGCGAAAACCTAGAAGACCTCCCACCGAGTGCGAAACTCGTCTACAAGGTCCTCGAGTACAACGGACCGATGACCCAGAAAGGCATCGTCGAGGAATCGATGTTGTCCGCCCGAACCGTCCGCTACGCCCTCGAACGACTCGAAGACATCGACATCGTCTCCGAGGACGTGTACTTCGCGGACGCGAGACAGAACCTCTATGAGATTCAGGCGCCGGTCGAGGCGGCCGCCGACGGCGGCACCGACACCGCCAGCTGCGACGACTAA
- a CDS encoding archaemetzincin family Zn-dependent metalloprotease, which produces MHVDIVPVGDVSAAVKREASSGLRSVYDCEVTIHDGQPIPDGAFDPGREQYRAEEFIELAGRIGSGEKNIAITPKDLYYRRRNYVFGLAYLSGNGSVISTYRLQTSSDGGFSNKSAGDIFSDRVRKEVVHEIGHTLGLEHCDNSRCVMSFSPTVREVDVKEENLCGSCQRLVL; this is translated from the coding sequence ATGCACGTCGACATCGTGCCGGTCGGTGATGTCTCTGCCGCGGTCAAGCGGGAGGCCTCCAGCGGACTGCGATCCGTCTACGACTGTGAGGTGACGATTCACGACGGCCAACCCATCCCCGACGGCGCGTTCGACCCCGGTCGCGAACAGTATCGCGCCGAGGAGTTCATCGAACTCGCGGGCCGAATCGGCTCCGGAGAGAAGAACATCGCCATCACGCCGAAGGACCTCTACTACCGGCGCCGCAACTACGTCTTCGGGCTGGCGTACCTCTCCGGCAACGGCTCGGTCATCTCGACGTACCGGCTCCAGACCTCCTCGGACGGCGGCTTCTCGAACAAGTCCGCCGGCGACATCTTCTCCGACCGCGTCCGCAAGGAGGTCGTCCACGAAATCGGCCACACGCTCGGCCTCGAACACTGCGACAACTCTCGCTGTGTGATGAGTTTCTCCCCGACCGTCCGCGAGGTCGATGTCAAAGAGGAGAACCTCTGTGGGAGTTGTCAGCGGCTCGTGCTCTGA
- a CDS encoding UPF0146 family protein — protein MHTDSKATLVDRLAGFDRLVEVGVGNRTDVAAGLAERGRTVTATDIHERPTPSGVRFVRDDVTDPDVTLYRDAEAVYALNCPPELQRPLAEAAEAAEAACFFTTLGGDPAVVDATTETLEDETLFRVHP, from the coding sequence GTGCACACCGACTCGAAGGCGACGCTCGTCGACCGCCTCGCCGGGTTCGACCGCCTCGTCGAGGTCGGCGTCGGGAACCGAACCGACGTCGCGGCCGGCCTCGCCGAGCGCGGACGGACGGTTACTGCGACGGATATCCACGAGCGCCCGACCCCCTCGGGCGTGCGGTTCGTCCGCGACGACGTGACCGACCCCGACGTGACGCTGTATCGGGACGCCGAGGCGGTGTACGCGCTGAACTGCCCGCCCGAACTCCAGCGGCCGCTCGCCGAGGCGGCAGAAGCGGCCGAGGCAGCGTGTTTCTTCACGACCCTCGGGGGCGACCCCGCCGTCGTCGACGCAACGACGGAGACACTCGAAGACGAGACCCTGTTCCGAGTACACCCATGA
- a CDS encoding TIGR01548 family HAD-type hydrolase → MNVDAIILDIDGVLVDVADSYRRAIVESIEHVYGDTIEKADIQAFKNAGGFNNDWELTYAAALYVLATREKPYLSIETYTGLIAASGGGLDAARTAIADELEPAAREQILADWDRQRLREVFQQLYLGSELYRQLEGSEPDLDTEGFIHDEPVLLDDSTREALESWDVGVLTGRPSAEADIALDRVGLEVAEDHRFTMDDWDAGKPDPEALVTLAERFDASRIAFVGDTLDDIRTATNAADTDSTREYHGIGVLTGGLTGEEGRRRYESAGASAVLDSVNDLPDLLE, encoded by the coding sequence ATGAACGTCGACGCAATCATCCTCGACATCGACGGCGTGTTGGTCGACGTGGCCGACTCCTATCGCCGTGCAATCGTCGAATCCATCGAACACGTCTACGGCGACACCATCGAGAAAGCCGACATTCAGGCGTTCAAGAACGCCGGCGGCTTCAACAACGACTGGGAGTTGACCTACGCCGCCGCGCTGTACGTCCTCGCCACCCGCGAGAAGCCGTATCTGAGCATCGAGACGTACACCGGTCTCATCGCCGCCTCCGGTGGCGGCTTGGACGCCGCCCGGACGGCCATCGCCGACGAACTCGAACCGGCCGCACGCGAGCAGATACTCGCCGACTGGGACCGACAGCGGCTCCGGGAGGTGTTCCAGCAACTGTATCTCGGCTCCGAGTTGTACCGGCAACTGGAGGGTTCGGAACCCGACCTCGACACCGAGGGGTTCATCCACGACGAGCCGGTGTTGCTCGATGACTCGACGCGCGAGGCGCTGGAATCGTGGGATGTGGGGGTCCTCACCGGCCGTCCGAGCGCCGAAGCCGACATCGCACTCGACCGCGTCGGCCTCGAAGTGGCCGAGGACCACCGATTCACGATGGACGACTGGGACGCCGGAAAGCCCGACCCGGAGGCGCTCGTGACCCTCGCCGAGCGGTTCGATGCCAGCCGAATCGCCTTCGTCGGCGACACGCTCGACGACATCCGCACGGCGACGAACGCCGCCGACACCGACTCGACACGGGAGTATCACGGCATCGGCGTTCTCACAGGGGGCCTCACCGGCGAGGAGGGCCGCCGCCGCTACGAAAGCGCCGGCGCGAGCGCGGTCCTCGACAGCGTCAACGACCTCCCCGACCTGCTCGAATGA
- a CDS encoding DUF7529 family protein, with product MNADGPPSVVTDRWQELLEDADAIAAEYRDDGWETLVVHPGDVTPVTGDPFGLDVLAPGDEFETLEALVEAATFDTSHVYRTEEGGVRFFIVASEATAEETAVVVPAFLAAREETELAERATEAGVMYTHIRPLSDETRVTFSHDDPELFF from the coding sequence ATGAACGCAGACGGGCCCCCATCGGTAGTCACCGACCGCTGGCAGGAACTGCTTGAGGACGCCGACGCCATCGCCGCCGAGTACCGCGACGATGGCTGGGAGACGCTCGTCGTCCATCCCGGCGATGTGACGCCGGTCACCGGCGACCCGTTCGGACTGGACGTGCTCGCCCCCGGTGACGAGTTCGAGACGCTGGAAGCGCTCGTCGAGGCGGCCACCTTCGATACGTCTCACGTCTACCGCACGGAGGAGGGCGGCGTGCGGTTCTTCATCGTCGCAAGCGAGGCGACAGCCGAGGAAACCGCCGTCGTCGTGCCGGCGTTTCTCGCCGCCCGAGAGGAGACCGAACTCGCCGAACGAGCGACCGAAGCGGGCGTTATGTACACCCACATCCGTCCGCTGTCGGACGAAACGCGGGTGACGTTCTCCCACGATGACCCCGAGTTGTTCTTCTAG